In one window of Desulfuromonas sp. KJ2020 DNA:
- a CDS encoding ABC transporter ATP-binding protein, producing MDPLLEVRNLSKTFPVAAGPLSGKRLSLKAVDGVSFALMPGETLGLVGESGSGKSTTGKLILRLLEADTGEVLFKGENILKRSRSGMRPLRRQLQMIFQDPYSSLNPRMRIGDIIGEPLQIHGLAKGSAIKDEVMRLLDTVGLSQEHYYRYPHEFSGGQRQRIGIARALAVSPSLIIADEPVSALDLSIQAQVINLLQDVQKEFGLTTLFIAHDLSVIEHISDRVAVMYLGRLVELAPAAALYRSPRHPYSEALLNAVPIPDPASRGHRYLLQGEIPSAIQPPAGCPFHPRCPYARDLCHTSVPPLADQGQGHLAACHFSGEVGRHRRLLSTP from the coding sequence ATGGACCCCCTGCTGGAAGTCCGCAACCTGAGCAAAACCTTTCCGGTCGCCGCCGGCCCTTTAAGCGGCAAACGGCTCAGCCTCAAGGCCGTCGACGGCGTCTCCTTTGCGCTGATGCCGGGAGAAACGCTCGGCCTGGTGGGCGAATCGGGCTCGGGCAAATCGACAACGGGCAAGCTCATCCTGCGCCTGCTTGAAGCGGACACCGGCGAAGTCCTGTTCAAAGGCGAAAACATCTTGAAGCGCTCCCGGTCCGGCATGCGCCCTTTGCGGCGGCAGCTGCAGATGATTTTCCAGGATCCCTACTCGTCCCTCAATCCCCGCATGCGCATCGGCGACATTATCGGCGAACCCCTGCAGATTCACGGGCTGGCCAAGGGGAGTGCCATCAAGGATGAGGTCATGCGGCTGCTCGACACCGTCGGTCTGTCGCAGGAGCACTATTACCGCTACCCCCACGAGTTTTCCGGCGGCCAGCGCCAGCGCATCGGCATCGCCCGCGCCCTGGCGGTAAGCCCCAGCCTCATCATCGCCGACGAGCCGGTCTCGGCCCTCGACCTCTCCATCCAGGCCCAGGTCATCAACCTGCTGCAGGATGTGCAGAAGGAATTCGGCCTCACCACCCTGTTCATCGCCCACGACCTCTCGGTCATCGAGCACATCAGCGACCGGGTGGCGGTCATGTACCTAGGACGCCTTGTTGAACTGGCACCGGCCGCGGCCCTCTATCGCTCTCCCCGTCATCCCTACAGCGAAGCCCTGCTTAATGCCGTCCCCATCCCCGACCCCGCCTCGCGCGGCCACCGCTACCTTTTGCAGGGGGAGATTCCCTCGGCGATCCAGCCCCCGGCGGGCTGCCCCTTTCATCCCCGCTGTCCCTATGCCCGCGACCTCTGCCACACCAGCGTGCCGCCGCTGGCCGACCAGGGTCAGGGACACCTGGCCGCCTGTCACTTCAGTGGCGAGGTCGGTCGCCACCGGCGCCTGCTCTCCACACCTTGA
- a CDS encoding sigma 54-interacting transcriptional regulator: MGPIITVKERCRKCYACVRNCPVKAIKVKQEYAEVIHDRCIGCGKCIKVCSQQAKIISDCMEETLRLLAGKDPVVAVLGCSFPAFFHDVRPGQLATGLKRLGFSEVHEGSAGVELIRAEYARLIGQPGSDPLISSHCPTIVDLIERHYPQLVRNLMGIVSPMVAIGRFIKGRRGAQTRVVYISSCIAGKFEIESEQVAGAIDVVLTYQELNQMLKSHPVDLPRLGDSPFDGLLPGTGRLFGIAGGPFQAFDVPNDFLNPDFISAGGEESALELVKDLAARRITPKWVDIRFCNGGCIGGPGKNNRLTNFSKRNLIINYFQSHDAKAQTLTSPAYVEGGKLPDLRRSFKNKFRRLPPPSGESIRKILQATNKFVERDELDCGACGYPTCREHAVAVFQGLAEEDMCLPYSLKRLEEDRYNLAQKYELAQRALSQEYGEASIIGDDTHTLDVLKLIRQVGPTPTTVLIRGESGTGKELTARAIHAHSHRADKPLVTVNCTTLTDSLLESELFGHRKGAFTGATADKKGLFEAAGGGTIFLDEIGDITPKVQAELLRVLDSGEIRPVGGNASIKVDVRLIAATNKNLENGIREGWFREDLFYRLNVFTITMPPLRNRLQSLEHLVSHFLRRASTRLNKPIVAIEDRAIDAMRQYAWPGNIRELQNIIERAAVLSQDQVIRLENLPVIFAELALKTPADDGPGTEASFRRQRDKHLSHVEKGLIKNYLKEAGGNVSAAARAAGIPRRTFYRLLDRYGLKGSDFQQNAGT, translated from the coding sequence ATGGGTCCGATCATTACCGTCAAGGAACGCTGCCGCAAATGCTATGCCTGCGTGCGCAACTGCCCGGTGAAGGCCATCAAGGTCAAACAGGAATACGCCGAGGTTATCCACGACCGCTGCATCGGCTGCGGCAAATGCATCAAAGTGTGCTCCCAGCAGGCTAAGATTATCAGCGACTGCATGGAAGAGACCCTGCGGCTGCTGGCCGGCAAGGATCCGGTCGTGGCCGTGCTTGGCTGCTCGTTTCCCGCCTTCTTTCACGATGTGCGCCCCGGCCAGTTGGCGACCGGCCTCAAACGGCTCGGTTTCAGCGAAGTGCACGAGGGCTCGGCCGGGGTCGAACTCATCCGCGCCGAATACGCCCGCCTGATCGGCCAGCCGGGGAGCGATCCGCTGATTTCCAGTCACTGCCCCACCATCGTCGATCTGATTGAACGGCACTATCCGCAGCTGGTTCGCAACCTGATGGGGATCGTCTCCCCCATGGTGGCCATTGGTCGCTTTATCAAGGGGCGCCGGGGGGCGCAGACCCGGGTCGTCTATATCAGCTCGTGCATTGCGGGAAAATTCGAAATCGAATCGGAACAGGTCGCCGGAGCTATCGACGTGGTGCTCACCTACCAGGAGCTCAACCAGATGCTCAAGAGCCACCCCGTCGATCTGCCCAGACTGGGGGACTCCCCCTTCGATGGTTTACTGCCGGGGACAGGCCGGCTCTTCGGCATTGCCGGCGGCCCCTTTCAGGCCTTTGACGTACCCAACGACTTTCTCAATCCCGACTTCATCTCCGCCGGTGGCGAAGAGAGTGCCTTGGAGCTGGTCAAGGACCTGGCGGCCAGGCGCATCACCCCCAAGTGGGTCGACATCCGTTTCTGCAACGGCGGCTGCATCGGCGGGCCCGGCAAAAACAACCGCCTGACCAATTTTTCCAAGCGCAACCTGATCATCAATTATTTCCAGAGTCACGACGCCAAGGCCCAGACCCTCACCTCTCCCGCCTATGTGGAGGGGGGCAAACTGCCGGACCTGCGACGATCTTTCAAGAATAAATTTCGGCGTCTGCCGCCCCCCAGCGGCGAGAGCATCCGCAAAATTCTACAGGCGACCAACAAGTTCGTCGAGCGGGATGAACTCGACTGCGGTGCCTGCGGCTACCCAACCTGCCGGGAACACGCCGTCGCCGTCTTTCAGGGGCTGGCTGAAGAGGACATGTGCCTCCCCTATTCCCTCAAGCGCCTGGAGGAAGACCGCTACAACCTCGCTCAGAAGTACGAGCTGGCCCAGCGCGCCCTGAGTCAGGAATACGGTGAAGCCTCTATTATCGGCGATGACACCCACACCCTGGATGTCCTCAAGCTCATCCGCCAGGTCGGTCCCACGCCGACCACAGTCCTTATCCGGGGCGAAAGCGGCACCGGCAAGGAACTCACCGCCCGTGCCATCCACGCCCACAGTCACCGGGCCGACAAGCCGCTGGTCACGGTCAACTGCACCACCCTGACCGACAGTCTGCTGGAGAGCGAACTCTTCGGTCACCGCAAAGGAGCCTTCACCGGCGCCACCGCCGACAAGAAAGGCCTGTTTGAAGCAGCTGGCGGCGGCACCATCTTCCTGGACGAGATCGGCGACATCACCCCCAAGGTGCAGGCCGAGCTCCTGCGCGTCCTCGACAGCGGCGAGATCCGACCCGTCGGCGGCAACGCCTCCATCAAGGTCGACGTGCGGCTCATCGCCGCCACCAACAAGAACCTGGAGAACGGCATCCGCGAAGGCTGGTTCCGGGAGGATCTTTTCTACCGCCTGAACGTCTTCACCATCACCATGCCACCCCTGCGTAACCGCCTCCAGTCCCTGGAACACCTGGTGAGCCATTTTCTGCGACGGGCCAGCACCCGCCTGAACAAACCGATCGTCGCCATCGAAGACAGGGCCATCGACGCCATGCGCCAGTACGCCTGGCCCGGCAACATTCGTGAACTGCAGAACATTATCGAGCGGGCGGCGGTACTCTCCCAGGATCAGGTCATCCGACTGGAAAACCTCCCTGTCATCTTTGCCGAGCTCGCCCTGAAAACACCGGCAGACGACGGCCCGGGGACAGAAGCATCATTTCGACGGCAGCGCGACAAACATCTCTCACACGTAG